In a single window of the Halobaculum lipolyticum genome:
- a CDS encoding monovalent cation/H+ antiporter subunit E encodes MTAGHVLIPVGESTTLRNTVRYAVERAVDAGEPTTLHFVFPLSSRGVVGDEQDDAAALLDRIELWVSEDLEETDDGVTVETTTIGADEYLFSPGDYADTIVDYAEEHGIGSLLLDPEYHPSGATPLLPALEWELRGSGLDVEEAPVERETRRSRLVRRSGFGQFLLLFGLAFGFYLFLAGTPTPYNLVTGGASAVVVAAALWHVSLTGPVRPRRLLGQFGRMCLYAPYLLYEIAVANVQIAYVVLHPSLPIDPEVIEFDADVWSTVPAATLANSITLTPGTLTVDVESRHFTIHTLTAGSRADLLDGALERAVRFVFYGRAAARRPTPDERRASESDPEPEPEAES; translated from the coding sequence GTGACCGCCGGGCACGTCCTGATCCCGGTCGGGGAGTCGACCACGCTCCGGAACACCGTCAGGTACGCGGTCGAGCGGGCCGTCGACGCCGGCGAACCGACCACGCTCCACTTCGTGTTCCCGCTGTCCAGTCGCGGTGTCGTCGGCGACGAACAGGACGACGCCGCGGCCCTGCTGGACCGGATCGAGCTGTGGGTGTCCGAGGACCTGGAGGAGACCGACGACGGGGTGACCGTCGAGACCACGACGATCGGGGCCGACGAGTACCTGTTCAGCCCCGGCGACTACGCCGACACCATCGTCGACTACGCCGAGGAACACGGCATCGGATCGCTCCTGCTCGACCCCGAGTACCACCCGAGCGGGGCGACCCCGCTGCTCCCGGCGCTGGAGTGGGAACTCCGCGGGAGCGGACTCGACGTGGAGGAGGCGCCGGTCGAGCGCGAGACCCGCCGGAGCCGGCTCGTCCGTCGCTCCGGCTTCGGCCAGTTCCTCCTGCTGTTCGGGCTGGCGTTCGGCTTCTACCTGTTCCTCGCCGGGACGCCGACCCCGTACAACCTCGTCACCGGCGGCGCGTCGGCGGTCGTCGTCGCGGCCGCGCTGTGGCACGTCTCGCTCACCGGACCCGTTCGCCCGCGCCGCCTGCTCGGCCAGTTCGGCCGGATGTGCCTGTACGCTCCGTACCTGTTGTACGAGATCGCGGTCGCGAACGTCCAGATCGCGTACGTCGTGCTCCACCCGTCGCTGCCGATCGACCCCGAAGTGATCGAGTTCGACGCGGACGTCTGGTCGACGGTGCCCGCGGCGACGCTCGCCAACAGCATCACGCTCACGCCGGGGACGCTCACCGTCGACGTGGAGAGCCGGCACTTCACCATCCACACGCTCACCGCGGGGTCGCGCGCGGACCTCCTCGACGGCGCGCTGGAACGCGCCGTCAGGTTCGTGTTCTACGGCCGGGCGGCCGCCCGGCGGCCGACCCCCGACGAGCGCCGAGCGTCGGAGTCCGACCCCGAGCCGGAACCGGAGGCGGAGTCGTGA
- a CDS encoding monovalent cation/H+ antiporter subunit D family protein, whose amino-acid sequence MSDLLALLVVIPLLGALASLAAGIGRDRTGWYVAAATLAVQVAAAATVAGRVLTGDRISYAVGGYEPPFGIELVVDGLSATMVVLVAVVALGVLAYARRAGPRSNRFYTTYLLLVAGLTGMSVTGDAFNLYVFLEITGLTAYALVASGDRGRSAVAGLKYLLVGTFGASLYLLGIGYAYVATGTLNMADLSTQLAAVGYGSPLVRAAFAFVVVGLFVKVAMFPLHTWQPEAYAGAPDSVSALIASLVSTVSAYALVRLVLTVFTPEFLEAVPFARTLLAAVAAVSIVVGSLLAVAQTEIKRMLAYSSVSQFGLVVAALSVTNGTALVGLAVHLVGHAVMKGGLFLTAGLVSTGTGGRSVREYDGLAARMPVAAGAFGVLVLAMVGVPPAVGFLGKWYIVLGTLEAGAWGLTAVILLSTLLTLAYFARLLERMYFRDSPAGTADAAAVADGGDGDARGVSTGMYAAAVAAALLAVALSAAVPAYEAALAPTIEVLLP is encoded by the coding sequence GTGAGTGACCTGCTCGCGCTACTGGTCGTCATCCCGCTGCTGGGCGCGCTCGCGTCGCTCGCGGCGGGGATCGGTCGGGACCGGACCGGCTGGTACGTCGCCGCCGCGACGCTGGCGGTGCAGGTGGCGGCGGCGGCGACGGTCGCCGGCCGGGTGCTGACGGGCGACCGCATCAGCTACGCCGTCGGCGGCTACGAGCCGCCGTTCGGCATCGAACTGGTCGTCGACGGGCTGTCGGCGACGATGGTCGTGCTCGTCGCGGTCGTCGCGCTCGGCGTGCTCGCGTACGCCCGCCGCGCCGGCCCGCGCTCGAACCGGTTCTACACGACGTACCTGCTGCTCGTCGCCGGGCTGACGGGGATGTCCGTCACCGGCGACGCGTTCAATCTCTACGTGTTCCTCGAGATCACCGGGCTGACCGCCTACGCGCTCGTCGCCAGCGGCGACCGCGGCCGCTCGGCGGTCGCGGGCCTGAAGTACCTGCTCGTGGGGACGTTCGGCGCGTCGCTGTACCTGCTGGGCATCGGCTACGCGTACGTCGCCACCGGGACGCTCAACATGGCGGACCTCTCGACGCAGTTGGCCGCCGTCGGCTACGGCTCGCCGCTCGTCCGGGCGGCGTTCGCGTTCGTCGTCGTCGGCCTGTTCGTCAAGGTCGCGATGTTCCCGCTGCACACGTGGCAGCCGGAGGCGTACGCCGGCGCACCCGACTCGGTGAGCGCGCTGATCGCCTCGCTCGTGTCGACGGTGAGCGCGTACGCGCTCGTCCGGCTGGTGCTCACGGTGTTCACGCCGGAGTTCCTCGAAGCGGTGCCGTTCGCCCGGACGCTGCTGGCGGCGGTCGCCGCGGTGAGCATCGTCGTCGGGAGCCTGCTCGCGGTCGCACAGACGGAGATCAAACGGATGCTCGCGTACTCGTCGGTGTCGCAGTTCGGGCTGGTCGTCGCCGCGCTGTCGGTGACGAACGGCACCGCCCTCGTCGGGCTGGCGGTCCACCTCGTCGGCCACGCGGTGATGAAGGGCGGGCTGTTCCTCACGGCCGGGCTCGTGTCGACGGGGACCGGCGGTCGCTCGGTGCGCGAGTACGACGGGCTGGCCGCGCGGATGCCCGTCGCCGCGGGCGCCTTCGGGGTGCTCGTGCTCGCGATGGTCGGGGTCCCGCCGGCCGTCGGCTTCCTCGGCAAGTGGTACATCGTCCTCGGGACGCTGGAGGCGGGCGCGTGGGGTCTCACGGCCGTCATCCTGCTGTCGACGCTGCTGACGCTCGCGTACTTCGCGCGCCTGCTCGAACGGATGTACTTCCGTGACAGCCCCGCCGGAACCGCCGACGCGGCGGCCGTCGCCGACGGCGGCGACGGCGACGCCCGTGGCGTCTCTACGGGGATGTACGCCGCCGCCGTCGCGGCGGCGCTGCTCGCGGTCGCCCTCTCGGCGGCCGTGCCCGCCTACGAGGCGGCGCTCGCGCCGACTATCGAGGTGCTCCTCCCATGA
- the coaBC gene encoding bifunctional phosphopantothenoylcysteine decarboxylase/phosphopantothenate--cysteine ligase CoaBC, whose translation MSDLLADTNVALGVSGSIAAVKVVELAHELRRHGASVRAVMTDAATSIIHPWAVEFATEHDVVTEITGRVEHVELCGRDGWADVLLLAPATANTVGKVAAAVDDTPVTTCATTALGAGVPVVCAPAMHEPMYDHPGVLDAIDRVESWGVDFVDPRIEEGKAKIATEDAIVTGVARAAGDRPLDGRHVVVTAGATSEAVDTVRVLTNRASGRTGRAIARALSARGADVTLLHDASAAGEGVDGDPPWADVVDVESAAEMTEAAVAACVDADALVSAAAISDYTVERVGEKIRSGEESLTLDLTPTPKLLDTVREAFPDLTLVGFKAESEGDDDALVERARETLDRAGLAFVVANDADVMGAEETRALIVRRDGADEYAGSKLGLGLRVAAEIAGVWE comes from the coding sequence ATGAGCGATCTCCTCGCCGACACGAACGTCGCGCTCGGCGTCTCCGGCTCCATCGCGGCGGTCAAAGTCGTCGAACTCGCCCACGAACTCCGCCGCCACGGCGCGAGCGTCCGCGCCGTGATGACGGACGCGGCAACGAGCATCATCCACCCGTGGGCCGTCGAGTTCGCCACCGAACACGACGTCGTCACCGAGATCACCGGCCGCGTCGAACACGTCGAACTGTGCGGTCGCGACGGCTGGGCGGACGTGCTCTTGCTCGCGCCGGCTACGGCGAACACCGTCGGGAAGGTCGCCGCCGCCGTCGACGACACGCCCGTCACGACCTGCGCGACGACGGCCCTCGGCGCGGGCGTCCCGGTCGTCTGCGCGCCGGCGATGCACGAGCCGATGTACGACCACCCCGGCGTGCTCGACGCGATCGACCGCGTCGAGTCGTGGGGCGTCGACTTCGTCGACCCGCGGATCGAGGAGGGGAAAGCGAAGATCGCGACCGAGGACGCGATCGTCACCGGCGTCGCCCGCGCCGCCGGCGACCGCCCGCTCGACGGGAGACACGTCGTCGTCACCGCCGGCGCGACGAGCGAGGCGGTCGACACGGTGCGCGTGCTGACGAACCGTGCCTCGGGGCGGACCGGGCGCGCCATCGCGCGTGCGCTGTCGGCCCGCGGCGCCGACGTGACGCTGCTCCACGACGCGAGCGCGGCCGGCGAGGGGGTCGACGGCGACCCGCCGTGGGCGGACGTCGTCGACGTCGAGTCGGCCGCCGAGATGACCGAGGCGGCGGTGGCGGCCTGCGTGGACGCCGACGCGCTGGTCTCGGCGGCGGCCATCTCCGACTACACGGTCGAGCGGGTCGGCGAGAAGATCCGGTCGGGCGAGGAGTCGCTGACGCTGGATCTGACGCCGACGCCGAAACTGCTCGACACGGTTCGCGAGGCGTTCCCCGACCTCACGCTCGTCGGCTTCAAAGCCGAGAGCGAGGGCGACGACGACGCGCTCGTCGAGCGGGCGCGGGAGACGCTGGACCGGGCGGGGCTGGCGTTCGTCGTCGCCAACGACGCCGACGTGATGGGAGCCGAGGAGACGCGCGCGCTGATCGTGCGCCGGGACGGCGCCGACGAGTACGCCGGCTCGAAGCTCGGTCTCGGTCTCCGAGTGGCGGCAGAAATCGCCGGCGTGTGGGAGTGA
- a CDS encoding MnhB domain-containing protein, translating to MSAAAAPGAGEDDPETGAETDADDRLRVGSGRQDRPYVESPIIMATVRIVAPFVFALGAFVMFHGADSAGGGFQGGVIVGTVVLMVAIAFGIGPTREWLSSSLLTGVVVFGVLLFAGIGLSALAFGGAFLQYEVIPVYEATKYGIELVEVGIGIIVSGTVVGLFFALAAGYRGDDAADGEVER from the coding sequence GTGAGCGCCGCGGCCGCGCCGGGCGCCGGCGAGGACGACCCGGAGACGGGAGCGGAGACGGACGCCGACGACCGCCTCCGGGTCGGGTCCGGGCGGCAGGACCGCCCGTACGTCGAGAGTCCGATCATCATGGCGACCGTCCGCATCGTCGCGCCGTTCGTGTTCGCGCTCGGCGCGTTCGTGATGTTCCACGGCGCCGACTCCGCCGGCGGCGGCTTCCAGGGCGGCGTCATCGTCGGGACGGTCGTGTTGATGGTCGCCATCGCGTTCGGCATCGGGCCGACGCGCGAGTGGCTCTCCTCGTCGCTGTTGACCGGGGTCGTCGTGTTCGGCGTCCTCCTGTTCGCGGGGATCGGACTGAGCGCGCTCGCGTTCGGCGGCGCGTTCCTCCAGTACGAGGTGATCCCCGTGTACGAGGCGACGAAGTACGGCATCGAGTTGGTCGAGGTCGGCATCGGCATCATCGTCTCCGGCACCGTCGTGGGGCTGTTCTTCGCGCTCGCGGCCGGCTACCGCGGCGACGACGCCGCCGACGGGGAGGTGGAGCGGTGA
- a CDS encoding cation:proton antiporter, with the protein MTEITSLRPLAAVLVSAVAIGPILLSGSRPNLRESWTALAALAKFAIVASMVPAVLAGDTYVTDLGAFLPGIRFALEADALGVLFGLLASLLWIITSAYSIGYMRGLDEHNQTRYFAAFAGSLSAAMGVAFASNLLVLFVFYELLTVATYPLVAHDETDEARAAGRKYLAYTFGGGVAVLAGTVLVYWLTGTVAFTPGGIEALAGADPMFARLAFALLAAGFGVKAALMPLHSWLPDAMVAPTPVSALLHAVAVVKSGVFGIARIVLDVFGPDTVADLGMGLPLAAVAAFTLVVASVIALRQDNLKRRLAFSTVSQLSYIVLGLAVLTPTSLVGGLLHIPAHAFMKITLFFAAGAIHVETHTDDISDMAGIGRRMPLTMTAFAVAAAGMAGIPLVAGFVSKYFLLIGSVSAGQTLFAVALLVSGVMNIGYFWPVVYTAFFETPEDSDEKPLIEGPLGGRFAWGRAAVADPTAGGDAGTGPDAVADGGHDTDGGHTDAHGHGDGHAGGWDRRSWTGGESTWFMLGPILAVALGSVVLGVVPDAAVFLRVVRLVVQAVTGVAV; encoded by the coding sequence ATGACAGAGATCACGTCACTCAGACCGCTCGCAGCCGTGCTCGTCTCCGCAGTCGCCATCGGGCCGATCCTCCTGTCGGGGAGCCGCCCGAACCTCCGCGAGTCGTGGACCGCGCTCGCGGCGCTGGCGAAGTTCGCCATCGTCGCCAGCATGGTGCCCGCCGTGCTCGCGGGCGACACCTACGTCACCGACCTCGGTGCGTTCCTCCCGGGCATCCGCTTCGCGCTGGAGGCGGACGCGCTGGGCGTGCTGTTCGGGCTGCTCGCCAGCCTCCTGTGGATCATCACCAGCGCGTACAGCATCGGCTACATGCGCGGCCTCGACGAGCACAACCAGACGCGCTACTTCGCCGCGTTCGCCGGCAGCCTCTCGGCGGCGATGGGCGTCGCGTTCGCGTCGAACCTGCTCGTGTTGTTCGTGTTCTACGAACTGCTCACGGTCGCGACGTACCCGCTCGTCGCCCACGACGAGACCGACGAGGCGCGTGCGGCCGGTCGCAAGTACCTCGCGTACACCTTCGGCGGCGGCGTCGCCGTCCTCGCCGGCACCGTGCTCGTGTACTGGCTCACCGGCACCGTCGCGTTCACCCCGGGCGGCATCGAGGCGCTGGCCGGCGCGGACCCGATGTTCGCCCGGCTCGCGTTCGCGCTGCTGGCGGCAGGCTTCGGCGTGAAGGCGGCGCTCATGCCGCTGCACTCGTGGCTCCCCGACGCGATGGTCGCGCCGACGCCGGTTTCGGCGCTGCTGCACGCGGTCGCGGTCGTCAAGTCCGGCGTGTTCGGCATCGCGCGGATCGTGCTCGACGTGTTCGGACCGGACACCGTCGCCGACCTCGGGATGGGACTGCCGCTGGCGGCGGTCGCGGCGTTCACGCTCGTCGTCGCGTCGGTGATCGCGCTCAGGCAGGACAACCTCAAGCGACGGCTCGCCTTCTCGACGGTGAGCCAACTGTCGTACATCGTGCTCGGGCTGGCGGTGTTGACGCCCACGTCGCTGGTGGGCGGCCTGCTCCACATCCCGGCGCACGCGTTCATGAAGATCACCCTGTTCTTCGCCGCGGGCGCCATCCACGTCGAGACCCACACCGACGACATCTCCGACATGGCGGGCATCGGCAGACGGATGCCGCTGACGATGACGGCGTTCGCCGTCGCCGCCGCGGGGATGGCGGGGATACCGCTGGTCGCCGGCTTCGTGAGCAAGTACTTCCTGCTCATCGGGTCGGTGTCGGCGGGCCAGACGCTGTTCGCCGTGGCGTTGCTCGTCTCGGGCGTGATGAACATCGGCTACTTCTGGCCGGTCGTGTACACCGCGTTCTTCGAGACGCCCGAGGACAGCGACGAGAAGCCGCTGATCGAGGGTCCCCTCGGCGGCCGGTTCGCGTGGGGACGCGCGGCCGTCGCCGACCCGACCGCCGGCGGCGACGCCGGGACCGGTCCCGACGCCGTCGCGGACGGCGGTCACGACACCGACGGCGGCCACACGGACGCCCACGGCCACGGCGACGGACACGCCGGCGGCTGGGACCGGCGTAGCTGGACGGGCGGCGAGTCCACGTGGTTCATGCTCGGCCCGATCCTCGCGGTCGCGCTCGGCTCGGTCGTGCTCGGGGTCGTCCCCGACGCGGCGGTGTTCCTCCGGGTCGTCCGTCTCGTCGTCCAGGCGGTGACGGGGGTGGCCGTCTGA
- a CDS encoding cation:proton antiporter: protein MTLVADALLAAAGGFVLISIAMLYRVVKGPTMQDRVIAVNVIGSNTVVIAALFAAATDTPGALDIALVYALLNFVMSIAISKFTVERGGVL from the coding sequence GTGACGCTCGTCGCCGACGCGCTGCTGGCGGCCGCGGGCGGGTTCGTGCTCATCTCGATCGCGATGCTGTACCGGGTAGTGAAGGGACCGACGATGCAGGACCGCGTCATCGCGGTCAACGTGATCGGGTCCAACACGGTCGTGATCGCCGCGCTGTTCGCGGCGGCGACCGACACGCCGGGCGCGCTCGACATCGCGCTCGTGTACGCGCTGTTGAACTTCGTGATGAGCATCGCCATCTCGAAGTTCACCGTCGAGCGCGGGGGGGTGCTGTAG
- a CDS encoding ABC transporter ATP-binding protein: MSAEEESAFDVYRDRVDRPLYRLFTEYGLDKWPWLVLGMSANVVARGASLLPPLVLGIAIDAAFTGNEPYTLPFVPAAWLPTTAPDEAQFWFSVWLIVGAFVVTAALTWVYGVAANNFAHRVMHDVRTDSYAKMQDLSMAFFDDKQTGEVMSVLNNDATNLERFLDDALQNSVRLGVMLLGIGIVLFDANAQLAAVTLVVVPGMILFTYWFMKAVEPRYAAQREAVADLNTRLENALGGIQLVKTTGTEAYETDRVRDTSHDYFRKTLAMLRLNYVYRPGMELFAGIAFATTFLVGGLWIVTGTAPGPLTGELTAGTFVTFLFLTQRFVTPLAEVSNIVSQYENAKASCERVFGLQDIPRDVTEVEDPVELGDVEGDVEYDHVDFAYEADGETVLRDVDFEVAPGETVALVGPTGAGKSTLLKLLLRLYDVTGGAVRVDGHDVREVSLRSLRESVGYVSQDTYLFDGTVGENIRYGRFDADDDEVVEAAKAAEAHEFVSNLPDGYDTRIGERGVKLSGGQRQRLSIARVVLQDPDVLVLDEATSAVDTETEMLIQRSLDRLAEDRTTFVIAHRLSTVKDADEVLVLEGGAVVERGGHEELLRADGLYAKLWGVQAGEIESLPEEFVERARRRQAETLAGTGPSTDD; the protein is encoded by the coding sequence ATGAGCGCCGAGGAGGAGAGCGCGTTCGACGTGTACCGCGACCGCGTCGACCGCCCCCTCTACCGCCTGTTCACGGAGTACGGACTCGACAAGTGGCCGTGGCTGGTGCTCGGGATGAGCGCGAACGTGGTCGCACGCGGGGCGAGCCTCCTCCCGCCGCTGGTGCTCGGGATCGCCATCGACGCTGCCTTCACCGGGAACGAGCCGTACACCCTCCCGTTCGTGCCCGCGGCGTGGCTCCCGACGACGGCCCCCGACGAGGCGCAGTTCTGGTTCTCCGTGTGGCTCATCGTCGGCGCGTTCGTCGTCACCGCGGCGCTGACGTGGGTGTACGGCGTCGCCGCCAACAACTTCGCCCACCGGGTGATGCACGACGTGCGGACCGACTCCTACGCGAAGATGCAGGACCTCTCGATGGCGTTCTTCGACGACAAACAGACGGGCGAGGTGATGTCCGTCCTCAACAACGACGCGACGAACCTGGAACGCTTCCTCGACGACGCGCTCCAGAACTCCGTCCGTCTCGGCGTGATGCTGCTGGGCATCGGCATCGTCCTGTTCGACGCCAACGCACAGTTGGCGGCGGTCACGCTCGTCGTCGTGCCGGGGATGATCCTGTTCACCTACTGGTTCATGAAGGCGGTCGAGCCGCGGTACGCGGCCCAGCGCGAGGCGGTTGCGGATCTGAACACCCGACTGGAGAACGCGCTCGGCGGCATCCAGTTGGTGAAGACGACTGGCACCGAGGCGTACGAGACCGACCGCGTGCGGGACACCTCTCACGACTACTTCCGGAAGACGCTCGCGATGCTCCGCCTCAACTACGTGTACCGCCCCGGGATGGAACTGTTCGCGGGCATCGCGTTCGCGACCACGTTCCTCGTCGGCGGGCTGTGGATCGTGACGGGCACCGCGCCCGGTCCGCTGACGGGCGAGTTGACCGCCGGGACGTTCGTCACGTTCCTGTTCCTCACCCAACGGTTCGTCACGCCGTTGGCGGAGGTGTCGAACATCGTCTCCCAGTACGAGAACGCGAAGGCCTCCTGCGAGCGTGTGTTCGGCCTGCAGGACATCCCGCGCGACGTGACGGAGGTCGAGGACCCGGTCGAGTTGGGCGACGTGGAGGGCGACGTCGAGTACGACCACGTCGACTTCGCCTACGAGGCGGACGGCGAGACCGTGCTCCGGGACGTCGACTTCGAGGTGGCGCCCGGGGAGACGGTCGCGCTCGTCGGCCCGACGGGCGCGGGGAAGTCGACGCTGCTGAAACTCCTCCTCCGGCTGTACGACGTGACCGGCGGCGCCGTCAGGGTCGACGGCCACGACGTGCGCGAGGTGAGCCTGCGGTCGCTGCGGGAGTCGGTCGGCTACGTCAGCCAGGACACGTACCTGTTCGACGGCACCGTCGGCGAGAACATCCGGTACGGGCGGTTCGACGCCGACGACGACGAGGTCGTCGAGGCGGCGAAGGCGGCGGAGGCCCACGAGTTCGTCTCGAACCTCCCGGACGGTTACGACACCCGGATCGGCGAGCGCGGCGTGAAGCTGTCGGGCGGGCAGCGCCAGCGACTCTCCATCGCCCGCGTCGTGTTGCAGGACCCGGACGTGCTCGTCCTCGACGAGGCGACCAGCGCAGTCGACACGGAGACGGAGATGCTGATCCAGCGCAGCCTCGACCGACTGGCCGAGGACCGGACCACGTTCGTCATCGCCCACCGCCTGTCGACGGTGAAGGACGCCGACGAGGTGCTCGTGTTGGAGGGCGGCGCGGTCGTCGAACGCGGCGGACACGAGGAGTTGCTGCGGGCGGACGGACTGTACGCGAAGCTGTGGGGGGTGCAGGCCGGCGAGATCGAGTCGCTGCCCGAGGAGTTCGTCGAACGGGCGCGCCGGCGGCAGGCCGAGACGCTTGCGGGGACCGGGCCGTCGACCGACGACTGA
- a CDS encoding FAD-dependent oxidoreductase, which produces MTDTALDTDADYDAVVVGGGVAGLTAATFLARADLATLVVAGDESILRRNAHLENVPGFPAGVNARLFVDMLRDQAETNGVEIRTGFVEGVTGEAGDFTLAVDDGTAVTAARVVAASWADADYLDGLGVAVRDAGSKRYVADHGLGRTSVDGVYAAGRIAERYHQAVVAAGHGAEAAITLLHDAEVPFYHDWVVPDGYFTDRGREVPPGCEEITAAEQERRAAESRETMREYFAEAHAERQRTHPSLVDDDLGRVDPEWYDDGGGGDGGTAAEDD; this is translated from the coding sequence ATGACGGACACGGCACTCGACACCGACGCCGACTACGACGCCGTCGTCGTGGGCGGCGGCGTCGCGGGGCTGACCGCGGCGACGTTCCTCGCGCGCGCCGACCTCGCGACCCTGGTCGTCGCCGGCGACGAGTCGATCCTCCGACGCAACGCGCACCTGGAGAACGTCCCGGGCTTCCCTGCGGGGGTGAACGCCCGGCTGTTCGTCGACATGCTCCGCGACCAAGCCGAGACCAACGGGGTCGAGATCCGGACGGGCTTCGTCGAGGGAGTCACCGGCGAGGCGGGCGACTTCACCCTCGCCGTCGACGACGGCACCGCCGTCACCGCCGCGCGCGTCGTCGCGGCCTCGTGGGCCGACGCCGACTATCTCGACGGCCTGGGCGTCGCCGTCCGCGACGCCGGGAGCAAGCGGTACGTGGCGGACCACGGCCTCGGGCGCACCTCCGTCGACGGCGTGTACGCCGCCGGCCGGATCGCGGAGCGATACCACCAAGCCGTCGTCGCCGCGGGCCACGGCGCCGAGGCCGCGATCACCCTGCTCCACGACGCCGAGGTGCCGTTCTACCACGACTGGGTCGTCCCCGATGGCTACTTCACCGACCGCGGCCGCGAGGTGCCGCCGGGTTGCGAGGAGATCACCGCGGCCGAGCAGGAGCGGCGCGCCGCCGAGTCGCGGGAGACGATGCGCGAGTACTTCGCCGAGGCGCACGCCGAGCGGCAACGCACCCACCCGAGTCTCGTCGACGACGACCTCGGGCGCGTCGACCCCGAGTGGTACGACGACGGCGGCGGGGGCGACGGCGGGACGGCCGCGGAGGACGACTGA
- a CDS encoding cation:proton antiporter subunit C: MIAALADRAYFVAAFLLLGIGSYMLIGDRNLVKKVIGMNVFQAGIFLFIVASAFVTGASAPLLSEPAPYVSPLPHVLILTAIVVGVSLTAVALGLIVRIYAEYGTLRADLVEEVGDGE, encoded by the coding sequence GTGATCGCCGCGCTCGCCGACCGCGCGTACTTCGTGGCGGCGTTCCTGCTGCTCGGGATCGGCTCGTACATGCTCATCGGCGACCGCAACCTCGTGAAGAAGGTGATCGGGATGAACGTGTTCCAGGCGGGGATCTTCCTGTTCATCGTCGCCTCCGCGTTCGTCACGGGTGCGTCGGCGCCGCTGCTCAGCGAGCCGGCACCGTACGTCAGCCCGCTGCCGCACGTGCTCATCCTGACGGCCATCGTCGTCGGGGTGAGCCTCACGGCGGTCGCGCTCGGACTCATCGTCCGGATCTACGCGGAGTACGGCACGCTCCGTGCGGACCTCGTCGAGGAGGTGGGCGACGGTGAGTGA
- a CDS encoding DUF4040 domain-containing protein has translation MTPVEVVLLVFVVATALATALLRDVLASIIAFAAYSLGVAVVWLLLRAPDVGLTEAAVGAGVTTVLFLLTIAKTVRPPGDELFVDVNLPALGVSGLLVAALATTLTALPPVGSASTPVATSRVTNYYLENAYPETGVENAVTAVLAAYRGFDTLGEAVVVFAALVGLLVVLDREVLA, from the coding sequence GTGACGCCCGTCGAAGTGGTCCTGCTGGTGTTCGTCGTCGCGACCGCGCTGGCGACGGCGCTGTTGCGCGACGTGCTCGCGTCGATCATCGCGTTCGCGGCGTACAGCCTCGGCGTCGCCGTCGTCTGGCTGCTGCTTCGCGCCCCCGACGTGGGGCTGACCGAGGCGGCCGTCGGCGCCGGCGTGACGACCGTGTTGTTCCTGTTGACCATCGCCAAGACCGTCCGCCCGCCGGGCGACGAGCTGTTCGTCGACGTGAACCTCCCGGCGCTGGGCGTGTCGGGGCTGCTCGTCGCCGCGCTGGCGACGACGCTGACGGCGCTCCCGCCGGTCGGCTCCGCGTCGACGCCGGTGGCGACCTCGCGCGTCACGAACTACTACCTCGAGAACGCCTACCCCGAGACGGGCGTCGAGAACGCCGTGACGGCGGTGTTGGCGGCGTACCGCGGGTTCGACACCCTCGGCGAGGCCGTGGTCGTGTTCGCGGCGCTCGTGGGGCTGTTGGTCGTGCTCGACCGGGAGGTGCTCGCGTGA